In one Mycobacteroides chelonae genomic region, the following are encoded:
- the kdpB gene encoding potassium-transporting ATPase subunit KdpB, with translation MSKTVVSTGVFDPTQLVKALPLAVRKLDPRHMARNPVMFVVTVGSVATTVLAVLHPSIFAWSITAWLWFTVVFANLAEAVAEGRGKAQAASLREVKRDTVARKLVGDGHGNETEEEVAGSALRPGDRVVVEAGQVIPGDGDVVEGIATVDESAITGESAPVVRESGGDRCAVTGGTTVLSDRIVVQITAAPGESFVDRMIALVEGAARQKTPNEIALNILLASLTIIFLLAVVALGPMGNYGGEQQDPIKLIALLVCLIPTTIGALMSAIGIAGMDRLVQHNVLAKSGRAVEAAGDIDVLLMDKTGTITFGNRQATEFIVAPGITHETLAQAARASSLADETPEGRSIVELATGGSESTGERSDEGSREGEFVAFTAATRMSGLDTADGKQIRKGAADAVFTWVASLSGVQEDDPAVVAVRKVADQVASEGGTPLVVADHDGAETRLLGVIRLSDVVKPGMAERFAQMRAMGIRTVMVTGDNPLTAKQIASEAGVDDYVAEATPEDKLELLRREQKAGRLVAMTGDGTNDAPALAQADVGVAMNTGTSAAKEAGNMVDLDSDPTKLIDVVAIGKQLLITRGALTTFSLANDLAKYFAILPALFSGIYPQLGELNIMRLATPQSAILSAVIFNALVIIALVPLALKGVRYRPVGAGELLRRNLLIYGLGGVIVPFVGIWLIDLVVRFIPGIG, from the coding sequence GTGAGCAAGACCGTAGTAAGTACCGGAGTCTTTGACCCCACCCAGTTGGTCAAGGCGCTACCGCTTGCGGTGCGCAAGCTAGATCCGCGGCATATGGCCCGAAACCCGGTGATGTTTGTGGTCACTGTGGGATCGGTGGCCACCACGGTGCTTGCGGTATTGCATCCGTCGATATTCGCGTGGTCCATCACCGCCTGGCTGTGGTTCACGGTGGTCTTCGCGAACCTGGCCGAAGCTGTCGCCGAAGGGCGTGGCAAGGCGCAGGCGGCGAGCCTGCGAGAGGTCAAGCGTGACACCGTCGCCCGCAAGCTGGTGGGGGACGGTCACGGGAACGAGACCGAGGAAGAGGTCGCAGGGAGTGCGTTGCGGCCAGGTGATCGCGTGGTCGTCGAAGCCGGACAGGTGATCCCGGGCGACGGTGACGTAGTGGAGGGCATCGCGACGGTCGACGAGTCGGCCATCACCGGTGAATCAGCGCCTGTGGTCAGAGAATCCGGTGGTGACCGGTGCGCCGTGACCGGCGGCACCACCGTGTTGTCGGACCGAATCGTCGTACAGATCACCGCAGCGCCTGGCGAGTCCTTCGTTGACCGGATGATCGCACTGGTGGAGGGTGCCGCGAGGCAGAAGACTCCTAACGAGATCGCGCTCAACATCCTGTTGGCCTCGCTCACCATCATCTTCCTGTTGGCCGTCGTCGCGCTCGGTCCTATGGGCAATTATGGTGGTGAGCAACAGGATCCGATCAAGCTCATCGCATTGCTCGTGTGCCTGATCCCCACCACCATCGGTGCTCTGATGTCGGCCATCGGTATCGCGGGCATGGATCGTCTGGTGCAGCACAACGTGCTCGCCAAGTCGGGGCGCGCGGTGGAGGCGGCCGGTGACATCGACGTCCTGCTGATGGACAAGACCGGCACTATTACCTTCGGTAATCGGCAGGCCACCGAATTCATTGTGGCGCCGGGTATCACGCACGAAACCCTCGCCCAGGCTGCGCGGGCCTCGAGCCTTGCCGATGAGACCCCCGAGGGTCGCAGCATTGTGGAACTGGCCACTGGCGGGAGCGAATCGACCGGGGAAAGAAGCGATGAGGGCTCGCGTGAAGGCGAGTTTGTGGCCTTCACCGCGGCCACCCGGATGAGCGGTTTGGATACCGCCGACGGCAAGCAGATCCGCAAGGGCGCCGCTGATGCGGTGTTCACCTGGGTGGCAAGCCTTTCTGGTGTTCAGGAGGATGACCCCGCAGTGGTCGCGGTCCGCAAGGTCGCAGATCAGGTGGCCAGCGAGGGCGGCACCCCGTTGGTGGTGGCCGACCACGACGGCGCCGAGACGCGGCTGCTGGGCGTGATTCGGCTCTCTGACGTCGTCAAACCGGGTATGGCTGAACGCTTCGCCCAGATGCGAGCCATGGGGATACGCACCGTCATGGTGACCGGTGATAACCCGTTGACCGCCAAGCAGATCGCCTCCGAGGCCGGTGTGGACGACTACGTCGCGGAGGCCACCCCGGAGGACAAGCTGGAGCTGCTGCGCAGGGAGCAGAAGGCCGGTCGGCTTGTCGCGATGACCGGTGACGGCACCAACGACGCCCCGGCGCTGGCGCAGGCGGACGTGGGTGTCGCCATGAACACCGGGACTTCGGCCGCCAAGGAGGCCGGGAACATGGTGGACCTGGACTCCGATCCCACCAAGCTCATCGACGTGGTGGCCATCGGCAAGCAGCTGCTGATCACCCGGGGCGCACTGACCACTTTCTCGCTGGCCAATGACCTCGCGAAGTACTTCGCGATCCTGCCCGCGCTGTTCAGCGGCATCTACCCGCAGCTGGGTGAGCTCAACATCATGCGACTGGCTACTCCGCAGTCGGCGATCCTCTCTGCCGTCATCTTCAACGCCCTGGTGATCATCGCGCTGGTGCCGTTGGCGCTCAAGGGCGTTCGTTACCGGCCGGTGGGCGCGGGGGAGTTGTTGAGGCGAAATCTGTTGATCTACGGGCTCGGCGGCGTGATCGTTCCGTTCGTGGGGATCTGGCTGATCGATCTGGTTGTGCGTTTCATACCGGGAATTGGGTGA
- the kdpA gene encoding potassium-transporting ATPase subunit KdpA — protein sequence MNSALAAGLQIGFVILVLAIAYVPLGDYMARVFTGPHSLRASSLPTIKHSVVERAIYRVGRVNPETEQTWVGYTLSLLGFSFVSVLFLYVLQRIQGVLPLSGDLGAVSPAVAFNTAVSFVTNTNWQSYTPETTMTNLTQMVGLAVQNFVSAAVGIAVAVALIRGIARSTAGGELGNFWVDLVRGSLRILLPISFVVALILLSQGAIQSLYTHFVATGLDGAAQHIALAPVASQEAIKEVGTNGGGILAANSAHPFENPTPLSNIVEILAILLIPVALTRTYSTMVGDKRQGLTVLSVMTVLWGGMLAFVTWAESTPRGIAAQAAGAMMEGKEVRFGIPATTLFAVSTTGTSTGAVDSAHDSFTAAGGGALILNMLFGEIAPGGVGTGLYGILVLAIIAVFVGGLLVGRTPEFLGKKIGRREITMAALSVLVMPALVLIGTGISVALSTTPGYQGNSGDPGTAQSIHGFSEVLYAYASAANNNGSAFGGLTVTSHWFEASLGVAMLLGRFLPIIFTLALAGSLAAQQKTPVSAGTLHTHGPMFAGLHTGTVLLVAALTFFPALALGPIAEAVL from the coding sequence GTGAATTCCGCTCTGGCGGCCGGTCTTCAGATCGGCTTCGTCATTCTGGTGCTCGCTATCGCGTACGTCCCCTTGGGGGACTACATGGCGCGCGTTTTCACGGGCCCACATTCTCTGCGCGCAAGCAGCTTGCCGACGATTAAGCACTCGGTCGTCGAGCGTGCCATTTACCGGGTCGGGCGGGTGAATCCGGAGACCGAGCAGACATGGGTGGGATACACGCTCTCGCTGCTGGGTTTCTCGTTCGTCAGTGTGCTGTTCCTGTACGTGCTTCAGCGGATACAGGGCGTGCTGCCACTGTCGGGTGATCTTGGTGCGGTAAGCCCCGCGGTGGCCTTCAACACCGCGGTGTCCTTTGTGACGAACACCAACTGGCAGTCGTACACACCCGAGACCACCATGACCAATCTGACACAGATGGTCGGATTGGCGGTACAGAACTTCGTGTCGGCCGCAGTGGGTATCGCGGTGGCCGTTGCGCTCATCCGGGGTATCGCACGGTCGACTGCCGGGGGTGAACTCGGCAATTTCTGGGTTGATCTGGTGCGGGGAAGTTTGAGGATTCTCCTACCCATATCATTTGTGGTCGCACTGATTCTGTTGTCACAGGGAGCCATTCAGTCGCTATACACCCACTTCGTTGCGACGGGACTGGACGGTGCGGCACAACACATTGCGCTGGCTCCGGTCGCCTCGCAGGAGGCCATCAAGGAAGTCGGCACCAATGGCGGTGGCATCTTGGCCGCGAACTCGGCGCACCCCTTCGAGAACCCGACGCCCCTATCCAACATCGTCGAGATCCTTGCGATCCTGCTCATCCCGGTGGCACTGACACGCACCTACTCGACCATGGTGGGCGACAAGCGTCAGGGCTTGACCGTGCTGTCGGTCATGACTGTTCTGTGGGGTGGCATGTTGGCCTTTGTCACGTGGGCTGAATCGACTCCGCGCGGCATCGCCGCGCAGGCGGCCGGTGCCATGATGGAAGGCAAGGAAGTCAGATTCGGCATTCCCGCTACGACACTGTTTGCGGTGAGTACTACCGGAACATCCACGGGTGCTGTTGATTCCGCACATGACAGCTTCACCGCCGCAGGCGGTGGAGCACTGATACTAAACATGCTGTTCGGCGAGATCGCGCCGGGCGGTGTCGGCACGGGCCTGTACGGGATTCTGGTGCTGGCCATCATCGCGGTGTTCGTCGGTGGGCTGCTGGTGGGCCGCACACCGGAATTCCTGGGCAAGAAGATCGGGCGACGCGAGATCACCATGGCCGCGCTGTCCGTGCTCGTGATGCCCGCCCTCGTACTCATCGGCACCGGAATCTCGGTGGCCCTGTCGACAACTCCCGGATATCAAGGCAACAGTGGAGATCCGGGGACCGCGCAGTCCATCCACGGGTTCTCCGAGGTGTTGTATGCCTACGCCTCGGCCGCCAACAACAACGGCAGCGCCTTTGGTGGGCTCACGGTGACCAGCCACTGGTTCGAGGCATCCCTTGGCGTGGCGATGTTGTTGGGCCGCTTCCTGCCCATCATCTTCACGCTGGCGCTGGCCGGATCGCTTGCCGCTCAGCAGAAGACACCGGTGTCGGCCGGAACTCTGCATACCCACGGCCCCATGTTCGCCGGATTGCATACCGGCACCGTGCTCTTGGTGGCCGCACTCACCTTCTTCCCGGCCCTGGCGCTGGGACCGATCGCCGAGGCTGTCCTGTGA
- the kdpF gene encoding K(+)-transporting ATPase subunit F: MTVDVITNIVLIIVSAALVVYLVVALLDPERF; the protein is encoded by the coding sequence ATGACCGTCGACGTCATCACCAACATTGTGCTGATTATCGTGTCGGCCGCGCTCGTCGTGTATCTGGTGGTCGCACTGCTCGACCCGGAAAGGTTCTAA
- the mutM gene encoding bifunctional DNA-formamidopyrimidine glycosylase/DNA-(apurinic or apyrimidinic site) lyase, which produces MPELPEVEVVRRGLHHHLVGKTIASASVHHDRAVRRQPGGAVELAGLLAGQQISGTGRRGKYLWLTLGEGQALVVHLGMSGQMLIGPISRPQHLRIAATLDDGSVLSFVDQRTFGGWMVTDVVTVDGSELPEPVAHIARDPLDERFDASAVVTRLRGKHTEIKRALLDQTVVSGVGNIYADEALWQAKVHGRRLTDSMSRAKLTEVLDSAARVMHLALAQGGTSFDDLYVNVNGESGYFDRSLEAYGREGEPCRRCGRAMRREAFMNRSSYFCPGCQRLVEPR; this is translated from the coding sequence GTGCCTGAGCTTCCCGAGGTGGAGGTGGTCCGCCGTGGGCTGCACCATCACCTCGTCGGAAAGACCATCGCATCGGCGTCTGTGCACCATGACCGGGCCGTGCGCAGGCAGCCCGGAGGCGCCGTCGAGCTGGCGGGACTGCTTGCCGGACAACAGATCAGCGGAACCGGTCGCCGGGGCAAGTATCTGTGGTTGACGCTGGGCGAGGGACAGGCGCTGGTGGTTCATCTCGGGATGAGCGGCCAGATGCTCATCGGACCCATTTCCCGGCCGCAGCATTTGCGTATTGCCGCGACACTCGATGACGGATCGGTGTTGAGCTTCGTCGATCAGCGCACCTTTGGCGGCTGGATGGTGACCGATGTCGTCACCGTCGATGGCAGCGAGCTCCCGGAGCCGGTCGCCCATATCGCGCGAGATCCGCTCGATGAACGATTCGACGCGTCGGCCGTGGTGACGCGGCTGCGCGGTAAGCACACCGAGATCAAGCGGGCGCTGCTCGATCAGACCGTAGTGTCCGGTGTCGGCAACATCTACGCCGACGAGGCCCTCTGGCAGGCGAAGGTGCACGGACGTCGACTCACCGACAGCATGAGCCGTGCCAAGCTCACCGAGGTGCTCGACAGTGCGGCCCGTGTCATGCATCTCGCGCTCGCACAGGGCGGCACCTCATTCGACGATCTGTATGTGAATGTGAACGGAGAATCCGGCTACTTCGACCGCTCTCTGGAGGCGTACGGACGCGAGGGTGAGCCATGCCGCCGCTGCGGACGCGCCATGCGCCGGGAGGCTTTCATGAACCGGTCGTCGTACTTCTGCCCGGGCTGTCAACGGCTGGTTGAACCCCGTTAA
- the rnc gene encoding ribonuclease III has translation MSPASENRYDDLRAAIGVRVGDDLLTLALTHRSYAYENGGLPTNERLEFLGDAVLGLTITETLYHSHPDRSEGDLAKLRASIVNTQALAGVARGLTGDGLGAHLFLGKGEENTGGRNKSSILADGMESILGAVYVEHGLEVARAVVLRLFGQLLETAPKLGAGLDWKTSLQELTAEKGWGAPSYTVTSTGPDHDKEFTATVMVNDAAHGVGVGRSKKEAEQRAASEAWNGINGSSA, from the coding sequence GTGAGCCCTGCCTCAGAGAATCGGTACGACGATCTGCGCGCGGCGATTGGGGTGAGGGTCGGTGACGATCTGCTGACGCTGGCGCTCACACACCGCAGCTATGCGTACGAGAACGGTGGCCTGCCCACGAACGAGCGGCTCGAGTTTCTCGGGGATGCCGTGCTTGGCCTGACGATCACCGAGACGCTGTATCACAGTCATCCCGACCGCTCGGAGGGCGATTTGGCGAAACTGCGTGCCAGCATCGTCAATACCCAGGCCCTCGCCGGAGTGGCACGCGGCCTGACCGGCGACGGTTTGGGCGCGCACCTGTTTCTCGGCAAGGGTGAGGAGAACACAGGCGGCCGCAACAAGTCCAGCATTCTTGCCGACGGCATGGAGTCGATTTTGGGTGCGGTCTACGTGGAGCATGGGCTCGAGGTCGCGCGCGCGGTCGTGCTGCGATTGTTCGGCCAGCTCCTGGAGACCGCGCCCAAGCTCGGCGCGGGTCTGGACTGGAAGACCAGCCTGCAGGAACTGACCGCCGAAAAGGGTTGGGGCGCACCGTCGTATACGGTCACCTCGACCGGACCCGATCATGACAAGGAATTCACCGCCACCGTGATGGTCAACGACGCCGCGCACGGCGTGGGCGTCGGCCGGTCCAAGAAGGAAGCCGAACAGCGGGCGGCCTCGGAGGCCTGGAACGGCATCAACGGGTCAAGTGCCTGA
- a CDS encoding YceD family protein, whose translation MPGPFVLDVLALGRRPGSMQEIERTVASPVRIGNDLIAIPEGADVDMDLRVEAVSEGVLVTGTIAGDLAGECSRCLEPITGHADAYLTELFAYPDSETEATTEEDEIHRVVDGLVDLEQTIVDAIVPDLELAPLCRPDCPGLCPDCGIVMATAEAGHHHDKIDPRWAKLANFGDDQ comes from the coding sequence ATGCCGGGACCTTTCGTTCTTGATGTCCTGGCCCTCGGGCGGCGTCCTGGGTCGATGCAGGAGATCGAGCGCACCGTCGCCAGCCCGGTGCGCATCGGCAACGACCTGATCGCGATCCCCGAGGGCGCGGACGTGGATATGGATCTACGTGTCGAAGCGGTTTCGGAGGGCGTTCTCGTCACCGGAACCATCGCCGGAGACCTCGCGGGGGAATGCTCACGCTGCCTGGAGCCGATCACGGGCCATGCGGATGCGTATCTCACCGAGCTCTTCGCGTACCCGGATAGCGAGACCGAGGCGACCACCGAGGAAGACGAGATACACCGGGTTGTGGACGGCCTCGTTGACCTTGAACAGACCATCGTCGATGCCATCGTGCCCGACCTGGAATTGGCGCCGCTGTGCCGGCCAGATTGCCCGGGCCTCTGCCCCGACTGCGGCATCGTGATGGCGACCGCCGAAGCCGGTCACCACCACGACAAGATCGATCCGCGGTGGGCCAAACTCGCCAATTTCGGTGACGACCAGTGA
- the sepIVA gene encoding cell division protein SepIVA: MYRVFEALDELGAIVEEARGVPMTAGCVVPRGDVLELIDDIKDAIPGELDDAQDVLDARDALLREAKEHHETVIGQSNADAEQTLSHARNEADRLLADAKSQADRMVAEARNHAEQTVGEAREEAARTLANAKREQESTVARAKAEADRLVDSGNASYDKAVQEGIKEQQRLVAQTEVVQAANAESTRLIDAAHAEADRLRGECDIYVDNKLAEFEDYLNGTLRSVGRGRHQLRTGAGTHDYVQR; the protein is encoded by the coding sequence GTGTACCGAGTATTTGAAGCGCTCGACGAGCTGGGCGCCATTGTTGAAGAAGCGCGCGGCGTTCCGATGACCGCCGGATGCGTCGTGCCCCGCGGCGATGTCCTTGAGCTGATCGATGACATCAAGGACGCCATTCCCGGCGAGCTCGATGACGCCCAGGATGTTCTGGATGCCCGCGATGCGTTGCTGCGTGAGGCCAAGGAGCATCACGAGACGGTGATCGGCCAGTCGAACGCCGATGCTGAGCAGACACTCAGCCATGCCCGCAACGAGGCCGACCGGCTACTGGCCGACGCCAAGTCGCAGGCCGATCGCATGGTTGCCGAGGCGCGTAACCACGCTGAGCAGACCGTCGGTGAGGCGCGTGAAGAAGCGGCCCGCACGCTGGCCAACGCCAAGCGTGAGCAGGAGAGCACCGTTGCCCGGGCCAAGGCGGAGGCAGATCGCCTGGTCGACTCGGGTAACGCGTCCTACGACAAGGCCGTACAGGAAGGCATCAAGGAGCAGCAGCGCCTGGTGGCCCAGACGGAAGTCGTGCAGGCGGCCAACGCCGAGTCCACTCGACTGATCGATGCGGCCCACGCCGAAGCCGACCGGTTGCGTGGCGAATGCGACATCTACGTGGACAACAAGCTGGCCGAGTTCGAGGACTACCTCAACGGCACGCTGCGCTCGGTGGGCCGTGGCCGTCACCAGCTGCGCACCGGCGCTGGTACCCACGACTACGTGCAGCGTTAA
- the coaD gene encoding pantetheine-phosphate adenylyltransferase translates to MTGAVCPGSFDPVTLGHLDVFERAAAQFDEVVVAVLINPNKAGMFTIDERIEMIREATADLPNLRVESGQGLLVDFVRARGLGAIVKGLRTGTDFEYELQMAQMNKHIAGVDTFFVATAPAYSFVSSSLAKEVATYGGDVSALLPPSVHQRLLGKLRGQAQ, encoded by the coding sequence ATGACGGGAGCTGTCTGCCCCGGCTCGTTCGATCCGGTAACCCTCGGGCATCTGGATGTTTTCGAACGAGCCGCGGCGCAGTTCGATGAGGTCGTCGTCGCGGTGTTGATCAACCCCAACAAAGCGGGCATGTTCACCATCGACGAGCGCATCGAGATGATCCGCGAGGCCACCGCCGATCTGCCCAATCTGCGCGTCGAATCGGGGCAGGGGCTGCTGGTCGACTTCGTGAGAGCGCGGGGTCTGGGTGCGATCGTCAAGGGACTACGCACCGGCACCGACTTCGAATACGAACTCCAGATGGCTCAGATGAACAAACACATCGCTGGTGTGGACACCTTCTTCGTCGCTACCGCCCCGGCGTATTCGTTCGTGTCGTCCTCACTTGCCAAGGAGGTGGCGACGTACGGGGGAGATGTCTCGGCGTTGCTGCCACCTTCTGTTCATCAACGACTTCTCGGGAAACTGCGTGGCCAGGCACAATAG
- a CDS encoding HdeD family acid-resistance protein — protein MTTSVGQDLVKHLWKTAVVSGVLAVIVGAVVLIWPQITVLVAAYAFGAYLLISGIAQVVFAFTLPVSSAGMRVLLFLTGVISFVLGVLCFKDELNSILLLAIWIGVGWIAQGIAGTITAVGDKELPGRGWQIFSGIISTIAGIVLIVYPISSILTLTLVVGIWLIVIGVLQIGSGIGIRSATKSSA, from the coding sequence ATGACTACAAGTGTCGGGCAGGACCTCGTCAAGCACCTCTGGAAGACAGCGGTGGTATCAGGAGTTTTGGCGGTAATCGTTGGCGCCGTGGTGCTGATATGGCCTCAAATCACCGTGCTGGTCGCCGCATACGCTTTCGGCGCGTACCTATTGATATCCGGTATTGCTCAGGTCGTTTTCGCCTTCACGCTGCCGGTGTCGTCGGCCGGGATGAGGGTTCTGTTGTTCCTCACCGGCGTGATTTCGTTCGTCCTCGGTGTGTTGTGCTTCAAGGACGAGCTGAATTCGATTCTGCTGCTGGCCATCTGGATTGGTGTCGGCTGGATCGCCCAGGGCATTGCGGGCACCATCACGGCCGTCGGTGACAAGGAACTTCCCGGACGGGGCTGGCAGATCTTCAGCGGAATCATCTCGACAATCGCGGGCATCGTGCTCATCGTCTACCCGATCAGCTCGATCTTGACCCTCACGCTGGTCGTCGGTATCTGGCTCATCGTGATCGGCGTACTGCAAATCGGTAGCGGTATCGGCATTCGCTCGGCCACTAAATCGTCCGCATGA
- a CDS encoding lipoprotein LpqH — MHYGGVVMVSGALSAVVWLAGCSSGGGLRHDSPVSNPASSAASGGPAAGPRVVVDGVVRSVENRVECVTAADMTFVNIGSENDAIAATLAAGDNPTLKSLTLGIIDGHPVMYNSGHGATEPTVTKSGQSYKISGTATAGLSTPATFELEFTCPARR; from the coding sequence ATGCATTACGGCGGCGTAGTAATGGTGAGTGGTGCGTTGTCGGCCGTCGTGTGGCTTGCCGGCTGTTCGTCGGGCGGAGGCTTGCGACACGACTCGCCGGTAAGCAATCCGGCGTCGAGCGCGGCAAGTGGTGGCCCGGCGGCCGGTCCACGTGTAGTTGTCGACGGTGTCGTGAGATCGGTTGAGAATCGGGTCGAGTGCGTTACCGCAGCCGATATGACCTTCGTGAACATCGGTAGCGAGAATGACGCGATCGCCGCCACGCTGGCAGCGGGCGATAACCCGACCCTGAAGAGTTTGACCCTGGGAATCATCGATGGCCACCCGGTGATGTACAACTCGGGGCATGGTGCGACTGAGCCGACGGTGACCAAGTCCGGGCAGTCCTACAAGATTTCCGGCACCGCCACCGCCGGTTTGAGTACACCCGCGACCTTCGAACTTGAGTTCACCTGCCCAGCCAGGAGATAA
- a CDS encoding DUF4253 domain-containing protein, with translation MVAVLVLGLSFLFGQAYRSTRVIMGNPEPAHDLPAYAELLVPVHAERAGQLPRPENAAKWSVDGIKLPEGHLIISPAGRSLAWVSNAAVVDIQSLWLRLAARFDRTGLWPLASRGLSGDLRRPWSDAEDLRHLVEPADVDAVDAKSFLVKEVSSANAAAVDVPVVPITLEQRTQPPQRALPVTADHLEQGSLLILVPTARPADALNALGWTHGVNYDLSEAALAAVLRSWEDRFGAVLTSVDFDAIDVEVTRPPGADLSVAVGYEHYGFCPDNIDQGAGTLSAYARQISGARTWKFWWD, from the coding sequence ATCGTCGCCGTCCTCGTGCTCGGGCTGTCGTTTCTGTTCGGTCAGGCCTACCGGAGTACGCGCGTGATTATGGGAAATCCCGAACCCGCGCATGATCTGCCCGCCTACGCCGAACTTCTGGTGCCGGTGCATGCCGAACGTGCGGGTCAGCTGCCGCGTCCCGAGAATGCTGCCAAGTGGAGCGTGGACGGTATCAAGCTGCCCGAAGGGCATCTGATCATCAGTCCGGCGGGCCGTTCGCTGGCGTGGGTGAGCAATGCCGCGGTGGTTGACATCCAATCGCTCTGGTTGCGGTTGGCGGCCCGTTTCGATCGAACGGGGCTGTGGCCCTTGGCCTCCCGTGGGCTCAGTGGGGATTTGCGTCGGCCATGGTCAGACGCCGAAGACCTTCGGCACCTTGTCGAGCCCGCCGATGTTGACGCCGTCGACGCGAAATCGTTTCTTGTGAAAGAGGTTTCGTCTGCCAATGCTGCGGCCGTCGACGTGCCGGTTGTGCCCATCACGCTCGAGCAGCGTACTCAGCCGCCCCAGCGTGCACTCCCGGTGACCGCGGATCATCTGGAGCAGGGCTCGCTGCTGATTCTGGTGCCCACGGCACGTCCGGCCGACGCGCTCAATGCCCTGGGATGGACACACGGCGTGAACTACGACCTCTCCGAGGCTGCGCTGGCGGCGGTTCTTCGGTCCTGGGAAGACCGGTTTGGTGCGGTGCTCACGAGCGTGGACTTCGACGCCATCGACGTGGAAGTGACGCGGCCGCCGGGCGCCGATCTTTCGGTAGCGGTCGGCTACGAGCACTACGGGTTCTGTCCCGACAACATCGATCAGGGCGCGGGTACCTTGAGCGCCTATGCCCGCCAGATCAGTGGTGCGCGAACCTGGAAGTTTTGGTGGGACTAG
- a CDS encoding oxygenase MpaB family protein, producing MQTTFDPERVIPEEIRVTEFTGDNSLRRKDLCQHPIPADSLIWKYWGRLDVMYFGSGVLGPIAGAWPQMARGTAGSVLFTGDSSFRARAAIYKKRRQQSREYIYGSVYDAPEDAKKYGLKTRNMHKSVKGTLQDGTFHALNAETFYFAHVTFFYHHMLLVIERLHFGGAMPRAIKEQIFEESKEWYSIWGVDDSSQPDTYEDFERYLGNIERNYLVNSQVTQAMLEQFMERRVAPRWWPPVMKKLVWPWLVGRRQVVVGSYPRHVRELFNVEWTPEDEEMLRRFTAMFRRLYAVLERVLPLKFFYLPIAVGGFEREGIDPRNITLESARQALRENRARRTATENAPADEAKGMVASS from the coding sequence ATGCAAACGACATTCGACCCGGAGCGGGTAATCCCGGAAGAAATTAGGGTGACGGAATTTACCGGCGATAACAGCCTACGACGGAAAGATCTTTGTCAGCATCCGATTCCTGCCGATTCCCTGATATGGAAGTATTGGGGGCGCCTTGACGTGATGTATTTCGGTAGCGGCGTGTTGGGTCCTATCGCGGGTGCATGGCCGCAGATGGCCAGGGGGACCGCGGGTTCCGTTCTTTTCACTGGTGACAGTTCTTTCCGTGCGCGTGCCGCAATATACAAGAAACGGCGTCAGCAATCCCGTGAGTACATTTACGGGTCGGTGTATGACGCTCCGGAAGATGCGAAGAAATACGGGCTGAAGACCCGTAACATGCACAAGTCTGTGAAAGGCACACTGCAGGACGGCACGTTTCATGCTTTGAATGCGGAAACCTTCTATTTCGCGCATGTCACCTTCTTTTATCACCACATGCTCCTGGTAATCGAGCGGCTGCATTTCGGCGGGGCCATGCCGCGCGCGATAAAGGAGCAGATATTCGAGGAATCCAAGGAGTGGTACAGCATTTGGGGGGTCGACGATAGTTCTCAGCCGGACACGTACGAAGATTTCGAACGGTATCTGGGAAACATCGAGCGCAACTATTTGGTGAACTCGCAGGTAACTCAGGCCATGCTGGAACAGTTCATGGAGCGCCGGGTGGCGCCGCGGTGGTGGCCACCGGTCATGAAGAAGCTTGTGTGGCCCTGGCTGGTGGGTCGGCGGCAAGTCGTTGTCGGTAGTTATCCGCGCCATGTGCGGGAGCTGTTCAATGTGGAGTGGACCCCCGAGGACGAGGAGATGCTGCGCCGCTTTACCGCGATGTTCAGGCGGCTCTACGCGGTTCTCGAGCGTGTCCTTCCGCTGAAGTTCTTCTACTTGCCGATTGCCGTGGGGGGCTTCGAGCGGGAAGGGATCGATCCACGCAACATCACCCTGGAGTCTGCGCGGCAAGCACTCCGGGAGAATCGCGCCCGCCGCACTGCAACGGAAAATGCACCAGCAGATGAGGCGAAGGGGATGGTGGCCTCCAGCTGA